One window of the Burkholderia sp. FERM BP-3421 genome contains the following:
- a CDS encoding metallophosphoesterase family protein — MRLFALSDLHVDFEANARWVAALSRSDYRQDVLILAGDLTDSLAQLQWCLEQLAQRFRKVFFVPGNHDLWVARDAASVTSLDKFAAVMRAAEDSGAMLRAEVVEGVAIVPLLGWYDGSFGAPGPALRDAWMDFHACRWPEGWADVDIADYFLGRNVLPERLGGDLTLSFSHFLPRIDVMPAYIPPGKRMLYPVLGSARIEQLVRAIGSDIHVYGHSHVNRDVQIDGVRYVNNAFGYPHETRITSKTLRVIHSTA; from the coding sequence ATGCGCCTGTTCGCGTTGTCCGACCTGCATGTCGATTTCGAGGCCAATGCCCGCTGGGTGGCGGCGCTGTCGCGCAGCGACTACCGGCAGGACGTGCTGATCCTGGCGGGCGATCTGACCGATTCGCTCGCGCAGCTGCAATGGTGCCTGGAGCAGCTTGCGCAGCGTTTCCGCAAGGTGTTCTTCGTGCCGGGCAATCACGATCTGTGGGTCGCGCGCGATGCCGCCTCCGTCACCTCGCTCGACAAGTTCGCGGCGGTGATGCGCGCGGCCGAGGACAGTGGAGCGATGCTGCGCGCCGAGGTGGTCGAGGGCGTCGCGATCGTGCCGCTGCTCGGCTGGTACGACGGCAGCTTCGGGGCGCCGGGTCCGGCGCTGCGCGACGCATGGATGGATTTCCACGCGTGCCGCTGGCCCGAGGGCTGGGCGGATGTCGACATCGCCGACTACTTCCTGGGCCGGAACGTGCTGCCGGAGCGGCTGGGCGGCGACCTGACGCTGTCGTTCTCGCATTTCCTGCCGCGCATCGACGTGATGCCGGCGTACATCCCGCCTGGAAAGCGCATGCTCTACCCGGTGCTGGGCAGTGCGCGGATCGAGCAGTTGGTGCGGGCGATCGGCTCGGATATCCACGTGTACGGCCACAGCCACGTCAATCGCGATGTGCAGATCGACGGCGTGCGCTACGTGAACAATGCGTTCGGCTATCCGCACGAGACGCGGATCACCAGCAAGACGCTGCGCGTCATTCACAGCACGGCTTAG